In the genome of candidate division TA06 bacterium B3_TA06, one region contains:
- a CDS encoding valine--tRNA ligase, with protein sequence MQAGFPKTYDPKGIEERLYKAWAQEGLFTPKPDEEKEKFVIVIPPPNVTGKLTLGHVLDNELQDILVRFASLAGNEALWVPGEDHAGIATQVVVERKLAEEGKSKEDLGREGFIKEVWRWAEEHRDIIRRQLERMGCALDFSRERFTLDEGLSRAVRKAFVHLYDKGLIYRGLRIVNWCPRCHTAISNEETSYEERQGSLWYIRYPLEDGSGHVTVATTRPETMLGDTAVAVHPRDERYKKLIGKNVILPLMGRRIPVIAEGSVQPDFGTGAVKVTPAHDAADYEIGKRHDLAKVRVINEAGVMTEEAGAYAGKDRYAARKEIVRDLASQGLLEKTEPYRLSIATCSRCDTVIEPILSEQWFLQMKPLAEPAIKAVQDGVIRFYPERWKNLYFHWMRSIQDWCISRQLWWGHRIPVYTCPKCGHVFASVDEPSVCPRCAASDLTQDPDVLDTWFSSWLWPFSVMGWPEETEDLKRYYPTNTLVSGWDIIYLWVARMIMAGLEFTSKPPFDAVFFHVMIRDERGRKMSKSLGNSPDPFDLIDKYGADALRFGLMLITPREQDVCYSEERIKVGRNFANKLWNSARLLDSLRNGEEAEIPLDPAPTERWMLARLAKAADEAATLIKKHDLYNAAKYLYNFYWHSFCDWGLEFAKIAKREGRPISAALYVFRSSLAMLHPYMPFITEELWERFSLADHRLFSDRWPEVPPEFRETDASVDAMVDLVTAVRTMRAELGVGKDTPVPVAVVTKDEELFASLKENMIFLAGLARIESVARVQEKPHPSTGSVFGWGAVYLPLAELVSSGRLNLEAERARISKELAKLEGEVKKINSRLTDDGFLSNAPDEIVSGERERLETFTAKIARLRELKEGLT encoded by the coding sequence ATGCAAGCGGGGTTCCCGAAGACATACGACCCAAAAGGTATAGAGGAGCGGCTGTATAAGGCCTGGGCGCAGGAGGGTTTGTTCACGCCCAAGCCTGATGAGGAAAAGGAAAAGTTCGTCATAGTTATACCCCCGCCCAACGTTACCGGTAAGCTGACCTTAGGTCACGTTCTGGATAACGAGCTTCAGGACATCCTGGTGCGGTTTGCCTCGCTTGCGGGCAACGAGGCGCTGTGGGTTCCTGGAGAAGATCACGCGGGCATCGCCACCCAGGTGGTGGTGGAGCGCAAGCTTGCCGAGGAAGGAAAATCTAAGGAAGATTTGGGGCGCGAGGGGTTTATTAAGGAGGTGTGGCGCTGGGCCGAGGAGCACCGGGATATCATCCGGCGTCAGCTTGAACGAATGGGCTGCGCTTTGGACTTCTCGCGCGAGCGTTTTACCCTGGATGAGGGGCTTTCCCGCGCGGTGCGCAAGGCATTCGTGCATCTTTACGATAAGGGGCTCATATACCGCGGCTTGCGCATAGTGAACTGGTGCCCGCGCTGCCATACGGCTATCTCGAACGAGGAGACCTCCTACGAAGAGCGCCAGGGTTCGCTGTGGTACATCCGCTATCCGCTTGAAGACGGTTCCGGCCACGTCACCGTTGCAACCACCCGGCCTGAGACCATGCTCGGGGATACGGCCGTTGCCGTTCATCCTCGAGACGAGCGCTACAAGAAACTCATCGGTAAGAACGTCATCCTGCCTCTCATGGGCCGGCGCATACCCGTGATCGCCGAGGGGTCGGTCCAACCCGATTTCGGCACCGGTGCGGTAAAGGTTACCCCTGCTCACGACGCCGCGGACTACGAGATAGGCAAGCGCCATGATCTCGCAAAGGTGCGGGTGATCAATGAGGCAGGCGTGATGACCGAAGAGGCGGGCGCCTACGCCGGGAAAGACCGCTACGCGGCACGAAAAGAGATCGTTCGAGACCTGGCATCTCAGGGACTCCTGGAAAAGACCGAACCCTACCGGCTCTCGATCGCTACCTGCTCTCGTTGTGATACGGTTATCGAACCCATCCTGTCAGAGCAGTGGTTCTTGCAGATGAAGCCCTTGGCCGAGCCTGCAATCAAGGCGGTCCAGGACGGGGTCATAAGATTCTATCCGGAACGATGGAAGAATTTATATTTCCACTGGATGCGTTCGATCCAGGACTGGTGCATCTCGCGGCAGCTGTGGTGGGGCCACCGCATACCGGTCTACACCTGCCCAAAATGCGGACACGTCTTTGCGTCCGTGGATGAGCCTTCGGTCTGCCCCAGGTGCGCGGCTTCCGACCTTACCCAGGACCCGGACGTTTTAGATACCTGGTTTTCTTCCTGGTTATGGCCGTTCTCGGTGATGGGCTGGCCCGAAGAGACTGAAGACCTCAAGCGCTACTACCCGACCAACACCCTGGTCTCGGGCTGGGACATCATCTACTTATGGGTCGCGCGTATGATCATGGCAGGGCTTGAGTTCACTTCTAAGCCGCCGTTCGACGCCGTATTCTTCCACGTGATGATCCGGGACGAGCGCGGCAGAAAGATGAGTAAGAGCCTTGGGAACTCGCCCGATCCGTTCGATCTTATAGATAAATACGGCGCGGACGCGCTGCGCTTCGGCCTCATGCTCATCACCCCGCGCGAGCAGGATGTGTGCTACTCCGAGGAGCGAATCAAGGTGGGGCGCAACTTTGCCAACAAGCTCTGGAACTCGGCAAGACTGCTTGACTCACTGCGGAATGGAGAGGAGGCAGAGATTCCACTCGACCCTGCACCCACCGAGCGCTGGATGCTTGCAAGACTGGCAAAGGCGGCTGATGAAGCCGCAACACTTATCAAAAAACACGATCTTTACAATGCGGCTAAGTATCTTTACAACTTTTACTGGCACTCCTTCTGCGACTGGGGGCTTGAGTTTGCAAAGATCGCAAAGCGGGAGGGTCGGCCCATCTCCGCAGCGTTATACGTATTCCGCTCCTCCTTGGCCATGCTTCATCCATACATGCCGTTCATCACCGAGGAGCTCTGGGAGCGGTTCAGCCTTGCAGATCATCGGCTTTTTTCTGACCGCTGGCCCGAGGTCCCCCCGGAGTTCAGGGAAACAGATGCATCCGTAGACGCGATGGTTGATCTCGTGACCGCTGTCCGTACCATGAGGGCTGAGCTTGGAGTCGGAAAGGATACGCCGGTTCCGGTTGCGGTCGTCACGAAAGACGAGGAACTCTTTGCCTCGCTTAAGGAGAATATGATCTTTCTTGCCGGTCTTGCCAGGATCGAATCTGTGGCTCGTGTTCAGGAGAAACCGCATCCTTCGACCGGTTCGGTGTTCGGGTGGGGAGCCGTGTATCTACCGCTTGCAGAGCTTGTCTCTTCCGGCAGACTTAATCTTGAGGCCGAACGTGCCCGAATCTCCAAGGAGTTAGCCAAGCTGGAAGGTGAGGTCAAAAAGATCAACTCGCGACTGACAGATGATGGGTTTTTATCCAACGCGCCCGATGAGATCGTATCCGGGGAACGCGAACGTCTGGAGACGTTTACCGCAAAGATCGCGCGTCTGCGCGAGCTCAAGGAGGGTCTTACGTGA
- the tsaA gene encoding tRNA (N6-threonylcarbamoyladenosine(37)-N6)-methyltransferase TrmO, translated as MPISPIGVIHSPYTDPADIHPLRSRFIKGSIEIFPEYAKGLKDIDGFSHIYVLWWFHLSKGRELLVSPLMRPCPKRGVFATRHPCRPNPLGLTVVRLLKRDKNILHIKGVDMTDGTPVLDIKPYTRRDRRSHIRLGWLDEVERRER; from the coding sequence ATTCCCATTAGCCCCATCGGAGTAATCCACTCGCCATACACCGATCCCGCAGACATCCATCCCTTGCGCTCCCGGTTTATCAAGGGAAGCATCGAGATATTCCCAGAATACGCGAAAGGTCTCAAGGACATCGATGGCTTCTCGCACATCTACGTGTTGTGGTGGTTTCACCTATCGAAAGGACGAGAGTTGCTTGTTTCGCCTCTGATGCGGCCTTGCCCCAAAAGAGGTGTATTCGCTACCCGCCACCCATGTCGGCCTAATCCTTTGGGATTAACGGTTGTTCGCTTACTCAAGCGTGATAAAAACATCCTTCACATCAAGGGCGTGGATATGACCGACGGCACGCCTGTGCTAGATATCAAGCCATACACCCGGCGCGACCGACGCTCACACATTCGCCTCGGCTGGCTCGACGAGGTGGAGCGAAGAGAGCGCTAA